The proteins below come from a single Candidatus Chlamydia sanziniae genomic window:
- a CDS encoding exodeoxyribonuclease VII small subunit gives MEEIPFEKAMQRLEEIVDLMNQSTTSLDASLALYEEADVLMRICESRIRQVEQRVRELSDRRHEGSTHEEETLVP, from the coding sequence ATGGAAGAAATTCCTTTTGAAAAAGCCATGCAGCGACTAGAAGAAATTGTAGATTTAATGAATCAGTCTACAACTTCGTTGGATGCTTCCTTGGCACTTTATGAAGAAGCTGATGTTTTAATGCGCATTTGCGAATCTCGAATCCGCCAGGTAGAACAGAGAGTTCGTGAGTTGTCGGATAGGCGCCACGAAGGTTCTACTCATGAGGAGGAAACCCTTGTTCCTTAG